In Oncorhynchus masou masou isolate Uvic2021 unplaced genomic scaffold, UVic_Omas_1.1 unplaced_scaffold_560, whole genome shotgun sequence, one DNA window encodes the following:
- the LOC135536119 gene encoding medium-chain acyl-CoA ligase ACSF2, mitochondrial-like encodes MVYSRGLWLRCGFQSGSLAPLGFPVGVSVSAMVYSRGLWCCYGFQSGSLVLLWFPVGVSGSAVVYSRGLWLRCGFQSGSLDPLWFTVGVSGSAEVSSRGLWLRYGLQSGSLVLLWFPVGVSGAAMVSSRGLWLCYGFQSGSLAPLWFSVGVSGSAVVYIGVSGSAVVYSRGLWLRYGFQSGSLAPLWFSVGVSGSAVVFSQGLWLRCGFKSGSLAPLRFTVGVSGSATVYRFMSGSLCPPEVMKKLKTDMNVNDMIIGYGTTENSPVTFLGFLRDNEELKTETVGCILNHTEAKVVDVSSGEVVPLGDPGELLIRAYSVMLEYWEDPDKTSEAIAKDRWYRTGDIASLDRFGYCRIVGRIKDMIIRGGENIYPAEIEKFLHTHPNVQEAQVIGVRDERLGEQVCACIRLKEGLDCSREEIRDFCKGQISHFKIPHYVVFVDSYPLTASGKIQKNKLREEMEKKLAL; translated from the exons atggtttacagtcggggtctctggctccgctgtggtttccagtcggggtctctggctccgctggGGTTTCCAGTCGGGGTCTCTGTCTCCGCTATGGTttacagtcggggtctctggtGCTGCTATGGTTTCCAGTCGGGGTCTCTGGTGCTGCTATGGTTtccagtcggggtctctggctccgctgtggtttacagtcggggtctctggctccgctgtggtttCCAGTCGGGGTCTCTGGATCCGCTATGGTttacagtcggggtctctggctccgctgaGGTTtccagtcggggtctctggctccgctatggtttacagtcggggtctctggtGCTGCTATGGTTTCCAGTCGGGGTCTCTGGTGCTGCTATGGTTtccagtcggggtctctggctctgCTATGGttttcagtcggggtctctggctccgctgtggttttcagtcggggtctctggctccgctgtggtttaca tcggggtctctggctccgctgtggtttacagtcggggtctctggctccgttATGGTTtccagtcggggtctctggctccgctgtggttttcagtcggggtctctggctccgctgtggttttcagtcagggtctctggctccgctgtggttttAAGTcagggtctctggctccgctacggtttacagtcggggtctctggctccgctacGGTTTACA ggtttaTGAGTGGGTCTCTTTGTCCTCCTGAAGTCATGAAGAAACTCAAAACTGATATGAATGTCAATGATATGATA ATAGGCTATGGGACCACAGAGAACAGCCCTGTAACATTCCTTGGTTTCCTGCGAGACAACGAGGAACTGAAGACAGAGACGGTGGGATGCATCCTGAACCACACTGAG GCGAAGGTGGTGGATGTGTCCTCTGGAGAGGTGGTTCCTCTGGGGGACCCAGGAGAGCTGCTGATCAGAGCTTACTCTGTTATGTTGGAGTACTGGGAGGACCCAGACAAGACCAGTGAGGCTATCGCCAAAGACCGCTGGTACAGAACCGG TGACATAGCCAGTCTGGACAGGTTTGGGTACTGCCGTATAGTGGGACGTATAAAGGACATGATCATACGTGGAGGAGAGAACATCTACCCTGCTGAGATAGAGAAGTTCCTTCACACCCATCCCAACGTACAGGAGGCCCAG GTGATTGGCGTGAGAGATGAGAGGTTGGGGGAACAGGTGTGTGCCTGTATCAGACTGAAGGAGGGACTGGACTGTAgcagagaggagatcagagacttCTGCAAGGGacag ATTTCTCACTTCAAGATCCCCCACTATGTGGTGTTTGTGGACAGCTATCCACTGACTGCCTCTGGAAAG ATCCAGAAGAATAaactgagggaggagatggagaagaagCTGGCTCTGTGA